One Oscillospiraceae bacterium DNA window includes the following coding sequences:
- a CDS encoding DUF2087 domain-containing protein, producing the protein MSSKEETIEELAAGVAHREDGALVCLCCGKVFAPDEIFPADGRFYTAARAAALHVQQMHPSRFQEFVSANARSLSITENQKELLQLFHDGVPDSEIAKQLHISQSTVRHQRFRFREKAKNAKLYLAVWKMAEKGKIEQQAELLPVHKGAKMVDDRYAVTKEEYETILENVFESQNPLKLKVFSSKEKKKIVILHRLAEEFEPGRQYTEKEVNRILGSVDEDYAMLRRYLVEYGYLGRTRDCSRYWRK; encoded by the coding sequence TTGAGCAGCAAAGAAGAAACGATAGAAGAATTGGCAGCCGGAGTTGCACACAGGGAAGACGGCGCGCTGGTCTGCCTCTGCTGTGGGAAAGTCTTTGCACCGGACGAGATCTTTCCGGCAGACGGCAGGTTTTACACCGCAGCGCGCGCGGCAGCTCTGCATGTGCAGCAGATGCACCCCAGCCGCTTTCAGGAATTCGTCAGTGCAAATGCCCGCAGCCTTTCCATAACAGAAAATCAGAAAGAACTGCTGCAGCTTTTCCATGATGGTGTGCCTGACAGCGAGATTGCAAAGCAGCTGCACATTTCGCAGTCCACTGTGCGGCATCAGCGCTTTCGCTTTCGAGAAAAAGCAAAAAACGCCAAGCTTTACCTTGCAGTGTGGAAAATGGCGGAAAAAGGGAAGATAGAGCAGCAGGCTGAGCTTTTGCCTGTACATAAGGGGGCAAAAATGGTGGATGACCGCTATGCAGTTACAAAGGAGGAATATGAGACAATTCTGGAAAATGTCTTTGAAAGCCAGAATCCGCTGAAGCTGAAAGTGTTTTCTTCTAAAGAAAAGAAGAAAATTGTGATTTTGCACCGGCTGGCAGAAGAATTTGAGCCGGGGCGCCAATACACCGAGAAAGAGGTTAATCGGATTTTGGGCAGTGTGGATGAGGATTACGCAATGCTGCGGCGATATTTGGTAGAGTACGGTTACCTTGGCCGCACCAGGGATTGTAGCAGATATTGGCGCAAATGA
- a CDS encoding glycosyltransferase family 39 protein gives MKQTILQAKEKARKAGPSLWILIGILALSFFMNFWNIGKNGTCNAYYAACIKSMTQSWHNFFFVSFDPAGMVSVDKPPLGLWMQALSCKVFGYSGWAMLLPQAVAGTLSCLLIYLLTSRFFHKNAGLAAAFIFALTPAVVLVSRNSTIDMQLIFWLLLAVWFLMKSIDTGKWRWLIVCGVLIGLGFNVKMLQAYLIVPAVVVTYLIFSKGKVWKRFAAGALATAVMLAVSFSWITVVDLTPASQRPYVDSTSNNSELELVFGHNGIERLTGSGGGGGTQGTAPSGMQGAQGGKSDGSTGATQGSGTSSGSSSGTSSGTASSTSSTSSGSAVVSGSTTIAAQQPTAPAGTSSGTSSGTSSGTASSTSSTSSGSTAAQQPTAPAGTNSGSSSGSTGQQGGPQSGNTQQGMQQTGGKQGGGNNVNSLGSASPLRLWNTELYGQGSWLLLFAAAACVLGLRKKGLKKKDPAQRNLVFWGMWLLTAAGFFSFAGFFHAYYLCMIAPPVAVLSGVGLWQLYRFFAARRTTKKAAAKQALLSAVPPSAANTAVPGTETPQDTTPAKPKRKLTLNTLRPWLLLASLFINILISFLYVLQYSSVSAWLAPLILVPCIVGAVLLAMHWLSPKKVFLRSACVLLAVSLMAGSAYWAWTPVQTPPNATIPTAGPSNTASGGMGGTQSGQMPSGQAPGNGTNGQQGGTSSSSSQSGQMPNGQAPGNGTNGQQGGTSSSSSQSGQMPSGQAPGNGTNGQQGGTSSSSSQSGQMPSGQAPGNGTNGQQGGTSSSSSQSGQMPNGQAPGNGTNGQQGGTSSSSSQSGQMPSGQVPGNGTNGQQGGTSSSSSQSGQMPNGQAPGNGTNGQQGGTSGGESFTDSGLETYLKKNYKQGSFLLTACRSDTIAQLIIDTGLPCYAYGGFLGSDNSLTLTKLKSLVAEGKITYFLVSDEGGGTSNSEITSYVTKNAKKIDSSAYSSSSSTSGKSSGTLYLFSK, from the coding sequence ATGAAGCAAACTATTCTGCAGGCGAAAGAAAAGGCCCGTAAGGCCGGGCCTTCTTTATGGATTCTAATAGGAATCCTAGCCCTCTCTTTCTTTATGAATTTTTGGAATATAGGGAAAAACGGCACCTGCAATGCGTACTATGCGGCCTGTATAAAAAGTATGACACAAAGCTGGCACAATTTTTTCTTTGTCAGCTTTGACCCCGCCGGCATGGTCAGCGTCGACAAACCGCCCCTGGGGCTGTGGATGCAGGCACTTTCGTGCAAAGTGTTTGGCTACAGCGGGTGGGCCATGCTGCTGCCGCAGGCAGTGGCGGGAACACTTTCCTGTCTTCTAATTTACCTGCTGACCAGCCGCTTTTTTCACAAAAATGCCGGTTTGGCAGCGGCCTTTATCTTTGCACTGACCCCCGCCGTAGTGCTGGTTTCCCGCAACAGCACCATCGACATGCAGCTGATTTTCTGGCTGCTTTTAGCAGTGTGGTTCCTGATGAAATCCATCGACACCGGCAAATGGCGGTGGCTTATCGTCTGCGGGGTGCTCATCGGCCTCGGCTTCAATGTGAAGATGCTGCAGGCTTATCTGATTGTGCCTGCGGTCGTAGTCACTTACCTGATTTTTTCAAAGGGAAAAGTATGGAAACGCTTTGCTGCGGGCGCACTGGCAACAGCGGTCATGCTGGCTGTTTCGTTTTCATGGATCACCGTGGTCGACCTGACACCCGCCTCTCAGCGCCCCTATGTGGACAGCACCAGCAATAATTCAGAACTGGAACTGGTCTTTGGCCATAACGGCATAGAGCGGCTGACCGGCAGCGGCGGCGGTGGTGGTACTCAAGGCACCGCGCCTTCCGGTATGCAGGGAGCACAGGGTGGAAAGTCCGACGGCAGCACCGGCGCAACTCAAGGCTCTGGCACCTCTTCCGGTAGCAGTTCGGGTACTTCCTCGGGTACTGCTTCCAGTACAAGCAGCACAAGTTCTGGCAGTGCTGTTGTCAGCGGCTCTACGACCATCGCCGCACAGCAGCCAACTGCGCCAGCGGGCACTTCTTCCGGTACCAGTTCAGGTACTTCCTCAGGTACTGCTTCCAGTACAAGCAGCACAAGTTCTGGCAGTACAGCTGCACAGCAGCCGACTGCACCGGCGGGCACAAATTCTGGTAGCAGTTCCGGCAGCACCGGGCAGCAAGGCGGCCCGCAAAGTGGAAACACACAGCAGGGTATGCAGCAGACAGGCGGAAAACAAGGCGGCGGCAACAATGTCAACAGCCTCGGCTCTGCTTCTCCGCTTCGCCTATGGAATACTGAATTGTATGGACAGGGCAGCTGGCTGCTTCTGTTCGCAGCCGCAGCCTGTGTACTGGGCCTGCGCAAAAAAGGCCTGAAGAAAAAGGACCCTGCACAGCGCAATCTGGTTTTCTGGGGTATGTGGCTGCTTACAGCCGCCGGATTCTTTAGCTTTGCCGGATTCTTCCACGCCTACTATCTGTGCATGATTGCACCACCGGTTGCTGTCCTGAGCGGCGTAGGTTTGTGGCAGCTTTACCGTTTCTTTGCCGCCCGCCGCACCACCAAAAAAGCAGCGGCGAAGCAGGCACTTCTATCTGCTGTGCCTCCTTCCGCAGCAAATACGGCAGTCCCCGGCACTGAAACACCCCAGGACACCACTCCTGCAAAGCCAAAGCGGAAATTAACACTGAACACTCTGCGCCCATGGCTGTTGTTGGCGTCACTGTTTATCAACATTCTGATTTCTTTCCTTTACGTTTTACAGTATTCTTCCGTTTCTGCATGGCTGGCACCACTTATTTTGGTTCCGTGCATTGTAGGAGCAGTGCTGCTGGCAATGCATTGGCTTTCCCCCAAAAAAGTGTTTCTGCGCTCGGCATGTGTACTTCTGGCGGTCTCTCTAATGGCCGGCAGCGCCTATTGGGCATGGACCCCTGTACAAACTCCACCGAATGCAACTATTCCAACTGCTGGGCCGAGTAACACAGCCTCCGGCGGCATGGGCGGCACGCAGTCCGGTCAAATGCCCAGCGGACAGGCGCCCGGCAACGGCACTAACGGCCAGCAGGGCGGTACCTCCTCTTCCAGCAGCCAGTCCGGTCAAATGCCTAATGGGCAGGCACCCGGCAACGGCACTAACGGCCAGCAGGGCGGCACCTCCTCTTCCAGCAGCCAGTCCGGTCAAATGCCCAGCGGACAGGCGCCCGGCAACGGTACTAACGGCCAGCAGGGCGGCACCTCCTCTTCCAGCAGCCAGTCCGGTCAAATGCCCAGCGGACAGGCGCCCGGCAACGGCACTAACGGCCAGCAGGGCGGCACCTCCTCTTCCAGCAGCCAGTCCGGTCAAATGCCTAATGGGCAGGCGCCCGGCAACGGTACTAACGGCCAGCAGGGCGGCACCTCCTCTTCCAGCAGCCAGTCCGGTCAAATGCCCAGCGGACAGGTGCCCGGCAACGGCACTAACGGCCAGCAGGGCGGCACTTCCTCTTCCAGCAGCCAGTCCGGTCAAATGCCTAATGGGCAGGCACCCGGCAACGGCACTAACGGCCAGCAGGGCGGCACTTCTGGCGGCGAATCCTTTACAGACAGCGGGCTGGAAACTTACCTGAAGAAGAACTACAAACAAGGCAGTTTTCTGCTGACCGCCTGCCGCTCTGATACCATTGCGCAGCTCATTATTGACACAGGGCTGCCCTGTTATGCCTATGGTGGCTTCCTCGGCAGCGATAACTCGCTGACACTGACAAAGCTGAAATCTTTGGTTGCAGAAGGAAAAATCACTTACTTCCTGGTATCTGATGAAGGCGGCGGAACCTCAAACAGTGAGATTACTTCTTATGTAACAAAAAATGCGAAGAAGATTGACTCCAGCGCCTACAGCAGCTCTTCTTCCACTTCCGGAAAGAGTTCCGGTACGCTCTACCTATTTTCAAAATGA
- a CDS encoding elongation factor G encodes MKPYSAKNILNIALAGHSGAGKTSIAEAMLKLSGATDRLGKVNAGSTVCDYDPEETRRGVSVSTAVAPLEWKGHKINLLDAPGLFDFAGAAAEAVRAADSVLIAVSGRGGVSVGTEKAVAAADSRGLAKVFFVNGLCDESARFYHVFEDLKASFGPAVCPVVVPYIENGQANIYINLLEYKAYDYANGAPVEVKMPDMGDHRLQGLRTAICEAVAETSDEMFEKYFSGQEFTPEEVIVGVSHGVKAGTIMPVFCGDALLMRGMEQFLDGIVWLLPSAQEKAAEIGADMNGDPVELTVNEDAAAAAICFKTIADPFVGKVSFLKCISGKVVQDGSLIDMRTGESEHIGKVVLVRGKKQEDMHVIPAGDIGAVLKLSGVATGDTLCAPARKVMLDGVDYPNAPLRMAIVPKTKGEEDKIAQAVFRLMEEDPTIGYENNAETHEMIISGLGEQHLDVVLSKLQNRYNVEATLKTPRVPYRETIRKTVKVQGRHKKQTGGHGQFGDVWIEFSPCDSENMVFDEKVVGGSVPKGYFPAVEKGLRESISKGPLAGYPVVGLHATLYDGSYHPVDSSEMAFKTAAGIAYRAGMPKADPVLLEPIGQLKAAVPDSNMGDVMGEVNKRRGRVQGIAPAQTGYQTIEAEVPMAEMADFATFLRQTTQGRGSYTFDFIRYEECPPQVAEKVIAAASEE; translated from the coding sequence ATGAAACCGTATTCTGCAAAAAACATCTTAAATATCGCGCTGGCAGGCCATTCCGGCGCCGGAAAGACCAGTATCGCCGAGGCAATGCTCAAACTTTCCGGCGCGACCGACCGCCTGGGCAAAGTCAATGCCGGCAGCACTGTGTGCGACTACGATCCGGAGGAGACCCGCCGCGGGGTCAGTGTTTCCACTGCGGTAGCGCCGCTGGAGTGGAAAGGTCATAAAATCAACCTGCTCGACGCGCCGGGTCTGTTTGACTTTGCGGGCGCCGCGGCAGAGGCTGTGCGCGCTGCAGACAGCGTGCTGATTGCTGTCAGCGGACGCGGCGGCGTTTCGGTAGGTACGGAAAAGGCGGTTGCCGCCGCCGACAGCCGCGGCCTTGCAAAAGTTTTCTTTGTCAACGGCCTGTGCGACGAAAGCGCACGCTTTTACCACGTCTTTGAAGACCTGAAAGCCAGTTTCGGCCCGGCAGTCTGCCCGGTCGTAGTCCCCTATATCGAAAACGGCCAGGCGAATATTTACATCAATCTGCTGGAGTATAAGGCCTACGACTACGCAAATGGTGCACCGGTTGAGGTGAAAATGCCCGATATGGGCGACCACCGCCTGCAGGGGCTGCGCACAGCGATTTGTGAAGCGGTTGCTGAAACCAGCGATGAAATGTTTGAAAAGTATTTTTCTGGTCAGGAATTTACACCGGAAGAAGTTATTGTCGGCGTTTCCCACGGGGTTAAGGCCGGCACCATTATGCCGGTTTTCTGCGGCGATGCACTGCTGATGCGCGGCATGGAGCAGTTCTTGGATGGCATCGTCTGGCTGCTGCCCAGTGCACAGGAAAAAGCGGCGGAAATCGGTGCTGATATGAACGGCGACCCAGTAGAATTGACAGTCAATGAAGATGCGGCTGCTGCGGCAATTTGCTTTAAGACGATTGCGGACCCCTTTGTCGGCAAAGTCAGCTTTTTAAAGTGCATTTCCGGCAAAGTAGTGCAGGACGGCAGCTTAATTGATATGCGTACCGGGGAAAGCGAACACATCGGCAAAGTGGTGCTGGTGCGCGGCAAAAAGCAGGAGGATATGCATGTCATTCCTGCAGGTGATATTGGTGCTGTGCTGAAGCTGTCGGGTGTGGCCACCGGCGATACCCTGTGTGCACCTGCACGCAAAGTGATGCTGGACGGTGTCGATTACCCGAATGCACCGCTGCGTATGGCGATTGTGCCTAAGACAAAGGGCGAAGAAGACAAAATCGCGCAGGCTGTTTTCCGCTTGATGGAGGAAGACCCCACCATTGGCTACGAAAACAATGCTGAAACGCATGAAATGATTATTTCCGGTCTGGGCGAACAGCATTTGGATGTAGTGCTGTCAAAGCTGCAGAACCGCTATAATGTAGAGGCAACGCTGAAAACCCCGCGTGTGCCTTACCGCGAGACAATCCGCAAGACCGTAAAAGTGCAGGGCCGGCATAAAAAGCAGACAGGCGGCCATGGGCAATTTGGCGATGTGTGGATTGAGTTTAGTCCCTGTGACAGTGAGAATATGGTCTTTGATGAAAAGGTCGTAGGCGGCAGTGTACCGAAAGGATACTTCCCAGCGGTAGAAAAAGGCCTGCGCGAAAGCATCAGCAAAGGGCCGCTGGCGGGGTACCCGGTAGTTGGTCTGCATGCAACGCTGTACGATGGCTCTTATCATCCGGTGGACAGCTCTGAAATGGCCTTTAAAACAGCTGCAGGCATTGCTTACCGGGCAGGTATGCCAAAGGCAGACCCGGTCTTGCTGGAGCCAATCGGTCAGTTGAAAGCAGCTGTGCCCGACAGCAACATGGGCGATGTGATGGGCGAGGTAAATAAACGCCGTGGCCGTGTGCAGGGCATTGCCCCCGCACAGACCGGCTACCAGACCATTGAGGCAGAAGTGCCAATGGCTGAAATGGCTGATTTTGCAACCTTCCTGCGTCAGACAACCCAGGGACGCGGCAGCTATACGTTCGACTTCATTCGGTATGAAGAGTGCCCGCCACAGGTGGCAGAAAAAGTGATTGCTGCCGCGAGCGAAGAATAA
- a CDS encoding YlmC/YmxH family sporulation protein, whose amino-acid sequence MHSRVYDLHRKEVINIRDGVRLGNVGDVEIDTVTASVAALVIYGRLRFFGLFGREDDRMIPWADIRLIGEDIILVDTLFPQHENRQHSRTKAPPVKPEKETPPKKA is encoded by the coding sequence GTGCACAGCAGAGTGTATGACCTGCATCGCAAAGAGGTAATCAATATCCGCGACGGGGTGCGCCTGGGCAATGTGGGAGATGTAGAGATTGACACCGTGACTGCTTCAGTCGCGGCGCTTGTCATTTACGGCAGGCTGCGCTTTTTCGGCCTGTTTGGGCGGGAAGATGACCGCATGATTCCGTGGGCGGATATCCGCCTGATTGGTGAAGACATTATTTTGGTGGATACGCTGTTTCCGCAGCACGAAAACCGACAGCACAGCCGCACCAAAGCGCCGCCTGTAAAGCCGGAAAAAGAGACACCGCCTAAAAAAGCATAA
- a CDS encoding HD domain-containing protein: MELLVPEYVQKVLCALHSAGWQAYLVGGCVRDSLLDKVPSDWDIAAESEPLQTKKALSAFHCIETGLQHGTITAVSDGHPVEVTTFRIDGNYSDNRRPDGVTFTRSLVEDLRRRDFTINAMAWQGGDLVDLFAGQADLQNGVVRCVGEPKVRFAEDGLRILRALRFASVLDFKVEESTAQAVHRQRGLLRNIAFERISVELTKFLCGPGAGRILAEFSDVLFTVIPELAAQKGCLQRGPYHLYDVWGHTLHAVEAAPPKPELRLAMLLHDIGKPACRTTDEKGMDHFYRHEEVGAEMAQQVLRRLRFSGKQSHVVCEGIRRHMLFLAPDEKLLKRRLRQFGPDFCFFLLEMQRADTRAQAPAVFGRLRELNHTEALLKKIVAEQACFSRAQLAVSGNDLLALGLQGHAVGRALGWMLDAVIAGRCQNEKQALLQCWKQQAEAPDKLKNE, encoded by the coding sequence TTGGAGCTTTTGGTACCGGAATATGTGCAGAAAGTACTGTGCGCACTGCACAGCGCTGGATGGCAGGCATACCTGGTGGGTGGCTGCGTGCGCGATAGCCTGCTTGACAAAGTGCCCAGCGATTGGGATATCGCCGCGGAAAGTGAGCCGTTGCAGACAAAAAAGGCGCTTTCCGCTTTTCACTGTATCGAGACCGGGTTGCAGCACGGTACCATTACAGCTGTTTCTGATGGGCACCCGGTGGAAGTTACTACTTTTCGTATAGACGGCAACTATAGCGACAACCGCCGCCCCGATGGCGTGACCTTTACGCGCAGCTTGGTGGAAGATTTGCGCCGGCGTGATTTTACGATTAATGCCATGGCGTGGCAGGGCGGTGACTTAGTGGATTTGTTTGCTGGACAAGCCGACCTGCAAAATGGGGTGGTGCGCTGCGTTGGTGAGCCGAAAGTCCGTTTTGCAGAGGATGGCCTGCGCATTCTGCGTGCCCTGCGCTTTGCCAGTGTACTGGATTTTAAAGTAGAGGAAAGCACTGCGCAGGCGGTGCACCGGCAGCGCGGCCTGCTTCGTAACATTGCCTTTGAGCGCATCAGCGTGGAACTGACAAAGTTTTTGTGCGGGCCGGGTGCCGGGCGCATTTTAGCGGAATTTTCCGATGTGCTCTTTACGGTGATTCCGGAACTTGCCGCACAAAAAGGCTGCCTGCAGCGCGGTCCCTATCATCTTTACGATGTTTGGGGGCATACCCTGCATGCAGTAGAGGCAGCGCCGCCAAAGCCGGAGCTGCGCCTGGCAATGCTGCTGCATGATATTGGCAAGCCTGCCTGCCGTACGACAGACGAAAAAGGAATGGATCACTTTTACCGACATGAAGAAGTCGGCGCCGAAATGGCACAGCAAGTTCTGCGGCGCCTGCGTTTTTCGGGAAAACAGAGCCATGTCGTCTGTGAGGGAATCCGCCGTCACATGCTGTTTTTGGCGCCGGACGAAAAGCTTTTAAAGCGGCGGCTGCGGCAGTTCGGACCGGATTTTTGTTTTTTTCTGCTGGAGATGCAGCGGGCTGACACCCGCGCACAGGCCCCGGCGGTTTTTGGTCGGCTGCGGGAACTGAACCATACAGAAGCGCTGCTGAAGAAAATCGTAGCAGAGCAGGCCTGCTTTTCGCGGGCACAGCTCGCGGTGAGTGGAAACGACCTGCTTGCACTGGGGCTGCAGGGGCATGCGGTCGGCCGGGCGCTGGGCTGGATGCTGGACGCGGTAATCGCCGGCCGCTGCCAAAATGAAAAACAGGCGCTTTTGCAGTGCTGGAAGCAGCAAGCAGAGGCACCTGATAAATTGAAAAATGAGTAA
- the sigG gene encoding RNA polymerase sporulation sigma factor SigG yields MQNNKVEICGVNTSKLKVLTEAEKMDLLRKMHAGDPHARDELISGNLRLVLSVIQRFTNRGENLDDLFQVGCIGLMKAIDHFDISQGVKFSTYGVPMIIGEIRRYLRDNNSIRVSRSLRDTAYKAMKAKEAFTAEHDREPTTDELAKILGIDRADVVMALESIVDPVSLYEPVFSDGGDTIYVMDQVGDNNDDNNWIDEIVLKQAIRDLSDREKHILSMRFFQGKTQMEVAKEIGISQAQVSRLEKAALQKVKKDL; encoded by the coding sequence ATGCAGAACAATAAAGTAGAAATCTGCGGGGTGAATACTTCCAAACTCAAAGTACTGACCGAGGCAGAAAAAATGGACCTGCTGCGCAAAATGCATGCGGGCGACCCGCACGCACGCGATGAACTCATCAGCGGCAATCTGCGCCTGGTGCTTAGCGTCATTCAGCGCTTTACAAACCGCGGCGAAAACCTGGACGACCTGTTTCAGGTAGGGTGCATCGGCCTTATGAAAGCAATTGATCACTTTGACATCAGCCAGGGAGTCAAGTTTTCGACCTATGGCGTACCCATGATTATCGGGGAAATCCGCCGCTACCTGCGCGACAACAATTCCATTCGCGTATCGCGTTCCCTGCGCGATACCGCCTATAAGGCAATGAAAGCAAAAGAGGCCTTTACCGCCGAACACGACCGTGAACCCACAACTGACGAGCTGGCAAAGATTTTGGGTATCGACAGGGCAGATGTTGTCATGGCACTGGAGTCGATTGTAGACCCCGTTTCGCTGTATGAGCCTGTCTTTTCCGATGGCGGCGACACCATTTACGTGATGGACCAGGTCGGCGACAACAACGATGACAACAACTGGATTGACGAAATTGTGCTTAAGCAGGCTATCCGCGATTTATCGGACCGGGAAAAACACATTCTTTCCATGCGCTTCTTTCAGGGAAAGACACAGATGGAGGTTGCAAAAGAAATCGGCATTAGTCAGGCGCAGGTTTCGCGGCTGGAGAAAGCCGCCCTGCAAAAAGTAAAAAAAGACCTATGA
- a CDS encoding DUF6056 family protein, translated as MNKKNRKWLLYLPFFAGLLWLLFLYHYDFPQGDDFAFTVSGGSLPRIWSFYKYYYQVAGSRMANLLAQLFLLSGMTVWKIVTPFVSVGLSLLLFYWVTGRMTPQQGSLRRDFALGSVCAFLPGLLPVACNLFADTFLWLDGSCNYLYPLFLALLGALPFWNALHGRSLPRAFIWLSPVCLVLSGLLHEQTAVGLFVFAVFSLILLRHNEKNPALLKVMALLSTAVVIFAFTCPGAYYRLHEVQNSVSGSFLYRVYRGLVVYISAFSNGFWPIASVQGLCALYLLYRRHTKGSAVLKIFLGFGVLLAPLSTILPTAALSENAPLDRKTMALFALWVLYFIAVFSVFLWDAHDDKSHRYLLALWLFMWGTQVIPAPLGSLGRPTMSLAVLTILLALCVMQLAERPAFTLAQASIAAVGLFTLLCMVFPMRANAAVYQNILRQVAAAKAGQTQTVVIDQRKMQKGYFYCNAFSKAYYQKEIRQYYHLPENVQLIFAGQ; from the coding sequence ATGAACAAAAAAAACAGAAAATGGCTTTTGTATCTGCCGTTTTTTGCGGGGCTGCTTTGGCTGCTTTTTCTATACCACTATGATTTCCCACAGGGGGATGATTTTGCATTTACGGTAAGCGGTGGAAGCCTGCCGCGCATCTGGAGCTTTTACAAATACTATTACCAAGTGGCGGGGTCACGCATGGCAAACCTGCTGGCGCAGCTTTTTCTGCTCAGCGGCATGACAGTCTGGAAAATTGTTACGCCATTTGTCAGCGTAGGCTTGTCTTTGCTGCTGTTTTACTGGGTGACAGGCCGTATGACACCGCAGCAAGGCAGCCTTAGGCGTGACTTTGCGCTGGGCAGCGTGTGTGCTTTTCTGCCGGGCCTTTTGCCCGTGGCCTGCAATTTGTTTGCAGACACATTTTTGTGGTTGGACGGCTCCTGTAATTACCTGTACCCGCTTTTTCTGGCCTTATTAGGTGCTCTGCCGTTTTGGAATGCCCTGCACGGGCGCAGCCTGCCGCGGGCGTTTATCTGGCTTAGCCCAGTCTGCCTAGTGCTTTCCGGCCTGCTGCATGAGCAGACTGCCGTGGGTTTGTTCGTTTTCGCGGTGTTTTCCCTTATTTTGCTGCGGCATAACGAAAAAAATCCCGCTCTGCTGAAAGTGATGGCATTGCTTTCTACCGCTGTAGTTATCTTTGCATTTACCTGCCCCGGCGCGTATTACCGTCTGCATGAGGTACAGAATTCGGTTTCCGGCAGTTTCCTTTACCGCGTGTATCGCGGGCTGGTCGTTTACATTTCGGCATTCAGCAATGGCTTTTGGCCGATTGCGTCGGTACAGGGGCTGTGCGCGCTGTATCTGCTGTACCGTCGTCATACGAAAGGCAGCGCGGTGCTGAAAATTTTCCTAGGCTTTGGTGTCCTGCTTGCGCCTTTGTCGACCATTCTGCCGACAGCGGCACTGAGCGAAAATGCACCGCTTGACCGCAAAACTATGGCCCTTTTTGCTTTATGGGTACTCTACTTTATTGCCGTTTTTTCGGTATTCCTCTGGGATGCGCATGACGACAAAAGCCACCGGTATCTGCTTGCCCTGTGGCTCTTTATGTGGGGAACGCAGGTGATTCCTGCGCCGCTTGGCAGCCTTGGCCGGCCGACGATGTCCCTGGCTGTGCTGACCATTCTGCTTGCCCTGTGCGTCATGCAGCTTGCTGAGCGCCCGGCATTTACGCTCGCGCAGGCTTCTATTGCGGCAGTCGGTCTGTTTACCCTGCTGTGCATGGTCTTTCCCATGCGCGCAAATGCCGCAGTGTATCAGAATATTCTTCGTCAGGTCGCTGCTGCCAAGGCGGGTCAGACTCAGACAGTGGTTATTGACCAGAGAAAAATGCAGAAGGGGTATTTTTACTGCAATGCCTTTTCAAAGGCTTATTATCAAAAGGAAATTCGGCAGTATTATCATCTGCCGGAAAATGTACAGCTGATTTTTGCGGGACAGTAG
- a CDS encoding C39 family peptidase, with translation MQNACALLRKKIAERKRLPYRGCRCSPKERAVHLRKKILSLVVAGALGFGAVGFACACALPPTSSSLQGTGKAPISLQLWLPYCSAKKVLPYGTEAVSELMLLHYWGIPAGLDNVVSSLSQTPLQTLSGTLTGPDPEKSFAGSPRKKGSGGCFARPVKQSLAQFLPPLLKAQDTSGTSLETLIQKYVSAGQPVLLWATEKMDMPAAALSWQMPAGGTCFWPKNTDCMVLVGYDPNGCWLEDPMGDSGPTYWKKPLVNSRYEALGRHSLVVYRTA, from the coding sequence ATGCAAAACGCTTGCGCGCTGCTGCGGAAAAAAATAGCTGAAAGAAAAAGGCTGCCATACCGGGGCTGCCGCTGCTCGCCAAAAGAGCGCGCCGTACATCTGCGGAAAAAGATTTTAAGTCTTGTTGTGGCCGGGGCACTTGGCTTTGGGGCAGTCGGGTTCGCCTGTGCCTGTGCGCTGCCGCCGACTTCTTCTTCCTTGCAAGGCACAGGCAAAGCGCCGATTTCCCTGCAGCTGTGGCTGCCCTACTGCAGTGCCAAAAAGGTGCTGCCCTATGGCACCGAAGCTGTCAGCGAACTGATGCTGCTGCACTATTGGGGTATTCCCGCCGGACTTGACAATGTGGTCAGTTCTTTAAGCCAAACGCCGCTGCAGACGCTTAGCGGCACCCTGACCGGCCCGGATCCGGAAAAATCCTTTGCCGGCAGCCCGCGCAAAAAGGGCAGCGGCGGGTGTTTTGCACGGCCGGTCAAGCAGTCTTTGGCGCAGTTTTTGCCGCCGCTTTTAAAGGCACAGGATACTTCCGGTACTTCTTTAGAGACACTAATACAAAAATATGTTTCCGCCGGGCAGCCGGTACTGCTTTGGGCTACCGAAAAGATGGACATGCCCGCTGCCGCCCTTTCTTGGCAGATGCCAGCCGGGGGCACCTGCTTTTGGCCTAAAAATACAGACTGCATGGTGCTGGTGGGGTACGACCCAAATGGCTGCTGGCTCGAGGACCCCATGGGGGACAGCGGGCCGACTTACTGGAAAAAGCCGCTGGTAAACAGCCGCTATGAAGCGCTGGGCCGGCACAGCCTTGTGGTTTACCGTACTGCTTAA